Genomic DNA from Comamonas resistens:
GGCGGCGCTGGACTTTGGCATGCAGGCCCAGGACATTGGTGAGGCAGCGATGCGCCAGGTGCAAGCGCAGCAGGGACACACCTTTACGGCCCAGGAGACAGTGCAATGGTTATGGAGCCATGCCATGGGCAGTGCGGGGACGGCGCAGCAACTGCAGCCATTCGTGGATCTGTTAACGAATGGGCAGATGACGGTGGGAGAGTTGGCAGGCGCTGCGGCAAAGCGCCTGCTGGAGCAGCCGACAGTGGAATTGGTCGGGGTGTTGGAGCAAGGGCTGATGTATACGCCGATGTGAGAGAGACAAGGAGGATCTGCTGGAGGGATGCAAGAGCCCTCCCCTTGACAATGAAAAAGGCAACGTGTAAACACGTTGCCTTTTAGCGCATTGAGATGCCCCTCAGTCTTAGCGGGCTGACATTAGCCATACCAGCGTTTTGTTAGTTTACCGCTCAAAGCCTGTCAAGCCAGCAACTGCCTCAGCACATAAGGCAGGATGCCGCCGTGGCGGTAGTAGTCGACCTCGATGGGCGTGTCGATGCGCAGCTTCACGGTCACGGTTTTCTTGCTGCCATCGGGCCTGGTGATCACCAGTTGGGCATCGCTTTGCGGCGCCAGGTCGGCGGCCGGGATCACATCGATGAACTCCTCGCCCGTCAGGCCCAGGCTTTGCCAGCTGTCATTGCCCTTGAACTGCAGCGGCAGCACGCCCATGCCCACCAGATTGGAGCGATGGATGCGCTCGAAGCTGCGCGCCACCACGGCCTTGATGCCCAGCAGCTGCGTGCCCTTGGCCGCCCAGTCGCGGCTGGAACCCGTGCCGTACTCCTCGCCGGCCAGCACCACGGTGGCGCGGCCCGCGGCCTGGTACTTCATGGCCGCGTCATAGATGGCCATTTTCTCGGTCTTGCCGCTGTCGTCACGATACAGCGTGACGCCGCCCTCCTCCCGTGAGCCGTCGGCGGCCGCGGGGATCATCAGATTCTTGATGCGCACATTGGCAAAAGTGCCGCGCATCATCACCTCGTGGTTGCCTCGGCGCGAACCGTAGCTGTTGAAATCGGCTTTTTTCACGCCATGCTCGAGCAGCCATTTGCCTGCTGGCGAGGACTCCTTGATGGAGCCCGCAGGCGAGATATGGTCGGTGGTGATGGAGTCGCCGAACAGCGCCATCACGCGCGCGCCGTGCACGGCATAGGTATCAGAGTCCTTTTGGCCTGCAGCGCCTGCTGCATCAGCGGCTGGCGCTTTCAATTCCAGAGCAAAATCGGTAAAGAACGGAGGCTCTGCAATATAGGTGCTCTCCGGCCAGGTATAGGTGGCGCCAGTCACGCCATGGATTTTTTCCCAGAGCTTGCCGGGCTCGCTGGCCACCTGTTCATAGTTGCTGCGGAAAGCCTTGCCGTTCATGGCGTGCTTGAGCAGCGCATGGACTTCTTCGCTGCTGGGCCAGATATCGCCCAGATAGACATCCTTGCCACGCTTGCCCTGTCCGACAGGCTCGGTCATCAGGTCCTTGAGTACTGTTCCGGCAATCGCATAAGCGACGACCAGCGGTGGGCTGGCCAGGAAGTTGGCCTTGATATTGGGGTGAATGCGCGCCTCGAAGTTACGGTTGCCCGACAGCACCGCCGCGCAGACCAGATCGTTCTGGATGATGGAGGCATTGATCTCCGGAGTCAGATCGCCCGCATTGCCGATGCAGGTGGTGCAGCCGTAGCCGGCCACGGCAAAGCCCAGCTTTTCCAGATAGGGCAGCAGGCCGGCCTCGGTCAGATAGCGGGTGACCAGGCGCGAGCCCGGTGCCAGCGAAGTCTTGATATGCGGCTGAACCTTGAGGCCGGCCTCTACCGCCTTCTTGGCCAGCAGGCCGGCCGCCAGCATGACGCTGGGGTTGGAGGTGTTGGTGCAGCTGGTGATGGCGGCGATCAGCACATCGCCATTGCCGATCCTCAGCGCCTTGTCGTCGCCTTCGGGCAGCTCGCAGACGGCGCTGTCGCCTTGCATGGCTTCCAGCGTGGGCCGGTTGCCCACCATCTCCACGACCGAGCGCTGCTGGCCCGGCTTGAGCGCCGGCGCCTCGCCCGCCGGCTCGCCGCCGTCGCAGGCAACGCGATAGCGCTGCGCCAGCCGCTCAGACGCCTGATTGAAGCCATTGTCAGCCACAGGTGCACTGAACAACTCGCTGAACTTGCCAGCCACATGGCCGATCTCTATGCGGTCCTGAGGACGCTTGGGCCCGGCCAGACTCGGCGCGACCGAGCCCAGATCCAGCCTGACCACATGGGAGTAGTCGATATCGCCGGCCTTGGGCACGCCAAACAGCTTCTGCGCCTTGAAATAGGCTTCGAATGCCCGGATTTCGCTCTTGGTGCGGCCCGTACCCTTGAAATACTCGATGGTCTTGTCGTCCACCGGGAAGAAGCCCATGGTTGCACCATATTCAGGCGCCATATTGCCGATGGTGGCGCGGTCGGGCAGCGCCAGACTGGCCGTGCCTTCGCCAAAGAACTCGACAAACTTGCCGACCACTTTTTCCTTGCGCAGCAGCTCCGTGACGGTAAGCACCAGATCGGTGGCCGTCACGCCCTCACGCAACTGGCCGGTCAGCTCGAAGCCCACCACGTCGGGCGTGAGGAAGTACACGGGCTGGCCCAGCATGGCCGCCTCGGCCTCTATGCCTCCCACACCCCAGGCCACGACACCAATGCCGTTGATCATGGTGGTGTGGCTGTCGGTGCCCACCAGCGTGTCGGGGTAGTAGACATCGCCCTTGGCCTTATGCACGCCGCGTGCCAGATATTCCAGATTGACCTGGTGCACGATGCCAAAGCCCGGCGGCACCACGCCAAAGGTGTCGAAAGCCTGCATGCCCCATTTCATGAACTGGTAGCGCTCCTGGTTGCGCTGAAACTCCAGCTTCATGTTCAGGTCCAGCGCCTTCTTGGTGCCGAAGTAGTCGACCATGATGGAGTGATCCACCACCAGATCCACGGGCACCAACGGCTCTATGGCCTTGGGCTTCTTGCCCAGCTTGGCGGCCGTGCTGCGCATGGCGGCCAGGTCAGCCAGCAGCGGCACGCCCGTGAAGTCCTGCAGCACCACCCGCGCGACGACAAATGGAATTTCATCGACACGCTCGGCCTTGGGTTTCCAGCGCGCCAGCTGGGCCACATGCTCCTCGGTAATCTTGTTGCCATCGCAGTTGCGCAGTACCGACTCCAGCACGATGCGGATCGACACCGGCAAACGGTTGATTTCGGGAAACTGCTTGGCAAGTGCGGGCAGCGAATAGAACTTGCCTTTCTTGCCCTCGGCCAGTTCAAAGGACTTCAGGGTTTTGGCAAAAGCATGCGACATCGTGAGACTCTCCATGGACAGAACACAGGGGTAACGCTTTTGTGTTCCATTGTGCACACAATGCCCGCGAAAAGCTTGTGCGGCAACGCCGGCAACGCAAACCTTGCTCGCATCGGGGCAAAAAAGAAAGCCCGCACTAGGCGGGCCACAGTCACGAAAAACAAAGCTCAGCAGTCGCTGTCCGGCAGAAAATCCTGGCCCTCGCTCAGAGGCGCAAAGCGGTAGCTGGCCGGCGTGCGGCTGAGCTTGACCGGAGCGCCCAGCCCCTGGTATTCGCCCATCTTCACCACCATCTCGCGGTGCGCGGTATGTGGATGCTCCAGGGCCTGTTGCACGTCCAGCACTGGCGCGGCGGGCACGCCGATGGCCATCAGCTCGTCGGCAAGCGTCACGCCATCGAGCTGCGCAAACGCCTGCTCCAGCAAGGGCTTGAGCTCGGCACGATGGACGGAGCGCTGGCCCGCCGTGGCAAAGCGCTCATCCTGCCCCAGCGCCTCCCGGCCAACATGGCTGCACAGCAGCCGGAACTGACGGTCGTTGCCCACGGCCAGAAAAATGGGCGCGCCGCCCGTGCTCAACACGTCGTAGGGATAGATGTTGGGATGGGCGTTGCCCGAGCGCTGCGGCACCTTGCGCCCCATGAACCAGTTGGCAGCATGGGGATGGAGCAGCGACAGGCCGGAGTCGTAGAGCGAGGCATCCACCAGTTGCCCCCGGCCGCTACGCCCCCGCTCGTGCAGCGCCAGCAGCACGCCTATGGTGGCGTTCAGGCCGGTCACCATGTCCACCACCGGCAGGCCCACGCGCAAGGGTTCGCCATCGGCCTCGCCGTTGATGCTCATGATGCCGGCCATGGCCTGGATGGCGGCGTCGTAGCCGGGCAGGCTGCCCAGCGGACCGTCGGCGCCAAAGCCCGTGACGCGGCACCAGACCAGGTGCGGCAGCTCTTCGCGCATCTGCTCGTAGCCTATGCCCCACTTCTCCATGGTGCCGACCTTGAAGTTCTCCAACACCACATCGGCCTCGGCCATCAGCTCGCGCACGCGCTGCTGGCCTGCGGGCGCGGACAGGTCGAGGAACTGGATGCGCTTGTTGCGGTTCAGGCCAAAGTAGTACGAGGCCACGCCATCCTTGAACGGCGGCCCCCAGGTGCGCGTGTCGTCGCCCTGCGGCGGCTCCACCTTGAGCACGTCGGCGCCATGGTCGCCGAGGATCTGGCCGCAGAAGGGGCCGCCGAGGATGCGCGAGAGGTCCAGCACCTTGACGCCTTGCAACGCGCCAGGGGAAAGAGGTGTGTTCATGCGAGGGATTTCTCCATGTGGACGGGGCACGGCTGCATCAATCCAGCTTCACGCCGGCCTTTTGTACCACCTCGCTCCATTTGTCGAGCTCGGTCTTCACAAAGCCGGCCAGATAGGCGGGCTTGGTATCCGCGCCGCGCTCCAGGCCCTGGGCTGCAAATGCCTTCTTCACGTTCTCGGAATCCAGCGCCTTGGCATAGGCCTGGTTGAGCAGCTCCACCCGGTCCGCAGCCATGCCCTTGGGGCCGACCACGCCGAAGAACACGCTCACGTCATAGCCGGCCAGGCCCTGTTCGGCGATCGTGGGGATCTGGGGCATGGCGCTGGAGCGCCGGGCCGTGGCCACGCCCAGGGCCTTGACCTTGCCGGCCTTGATATAGGGCATGGCCGTGAGGATGTCGGTGAAGGTCATGTCCACCTGACCGGCCAGCAGATCGTTGAGCGCCGGCCCCGTGCCCTTGTAGGGCACATGCTGCAGCTGGGTGCCGGCCATGCCGTTGAACAGCACGCCCGCCAGATGGGACGAGGCGCCGTTGCCCGAAGACGCGAAGTTGAGCTTGCCGGGCTTGCTCTTTTCCAGTGCGATCAGCTCCTTGACGTTGCTCACGCCCAGATCGGGCCGCACCACCAGCACATTGGGCAGGTAGCCCACGTAGATGATGGGCGTGAAGCTGGTGCGCGGGTCGTAACTGATGGACTTATACAGCGGCTTGTTGATGGCCAGCGGGCCCGAGGTGCCGAACATCAGCGTATAGCCGTCCGGCTTGGCGCGGGCCACGTAGTCCGCGCCGATGTTGCCGCCGGCGCCGGCCTTGTTCTCCACGATCACGCTCTGGCCCAGTTCCCTGGTCAGCTCGGTGGCCAGGATGCGGGCCATGGCATCGGTGGGGCCGCCGGGCGGGAACGGCACGATGAACATGATGGGGCGCTCGGGGAATTTCTCCGCGGCCACGGCATTCGAAGAGATGCCCAGGCACAGGGCTGCGCTGGCGACCGCGATGGATCCGGCCAGCAGGCGACGGTTGATGTTCATGACTTGTCTCCTTGGTGGGTACGCCAATCGATGTTGGCTTTCAAAATACATAGCTACTGGCGTTTGTCTGTATTGCGCCAGAGCCGTTTTATTCATTGATTCACTCTTGCCAAGCAGGCGGCATCTCGGCCGCCGCCAGCGGATCGCGTGGCTGCACGCGGTGCAGCAGCACCAGCTGCGACAGACGCAGGCGCTCGTTGGATCCGGTCTGCACGGCCTCCCAGGCCATGGCGATGGCCGTAGTGCAGTTGTACAGGCCCGTGGCGGCCTGGCGGGCCAGAACATCGCCGCCATCTTGCGCGGCCTTCTCGGCCAAGGCGCTGGCGCGGGCCAGGCCGTCTTGCAGGGCCTGGCGGTAGCCGGGCACCAGCTTGGCCTGATCCAGCAGGCCGCGCAGGTGCTGCTGCAGCACCGGCAGCGAGCCTTCGCGCCTGATGGCGCGGATCACGTCCAACGCCACGATATTGCTCGTGCCTTCCCAGATCGAGCCCAGATGGGCATCGCGCACCAGGCGCGGATCACTCCACTCCTCGATGTAGCCGCAGCCGCCGCGCACCTCCATCGCGTCGCCGGTCACCTTGCGCGCATCGCGGCAGGCGCGGAACTTGATCAGCGGCGTGAGGATGCGCAACAGCGGATAGGCGCCCTCTTCGCCCGCATCGGAGCGCATCAGCGTCTGCGCGGTCTGGAACACCATGGTGCGCGCCTGCTCGGCAGGCACGCGCAGCTTGTCGAGCTGGCGCTGCATCAGCGGCATCTGCTCCAGGCGCTTGCCGAAGGCGATGCGCTCATGGGCGATGAATTCGGCCTCGGCCACGGCGCGGCGCATCATGCCGGCCGAGCGCACGCCGTTCGATAGGCGCGAGTTATTGACCATGTCGGCCATCTGCACGAAGCCCCGGCCCTGCTCGCCCACCAGATAGGCCACGGCGCCGTCCATGCGGATCTCGCCGCTGGCCATGGACTTGGTGCCCAGCTTGTCCTTGAGGCGAATGATGCGGTAGTGGTTGGCGCTGCCGTCGTCCAGGGTGCGCGGCAGCAGGAACAGCGAAATGCCCTTCATGCCCGGCGCCCCGCCCTCCACGCGGGCCAGCACCATGGCGAACTCGGCATCGGGGTTGGAGCAGAACCACTTGTCGCCGCTCAGGTGCCACGAGCCGTCGGCCTGCGGGGCAGCCATGGTCAGCGTGTTGGCGATGTCCGAGCCGGCGGCCTGCTCGGTCATGAACATGGCGCCTTGCGCCTGTTCATCCCAGTCCAGCGACAGCAGCTGCGGCAGGTATTTGTTGACCAGCTCGGGCGTGCCGAATTTCTTGAGCGTGCGTGTCAGCGAATCGGTCATGGACAGCGGGCAGCACAGACCGAACTCCGACTGCACGAACAGATAGGTCAGCGCGTACTTGACGATGGGCGGCATCTTGCCTTGCCAGCCCAGCATGTCATCGCGGTGCGAGATGGCCTGCAGGCCGAACTCGCCATAGGCAATGCGCTCCAGTTCCTCATAGGCCGGGTGCTTGATGATGCGCTGGCTGTCCACGCCAGCGCGCGTGCGGTATTCCAGCGCGGGCGGATTCCTGTCGGCAATTCCGGCCAGCTCGTCGATGCGCCCGCCGGCCAGCTCGCCCATGCGCCGCAGATAGGGCTGGAGATGAGCCAGCAAATCGGCCGGCAGATAGAGTTTTAGCAACGACTGCAGCTCAGAGTCGGTGGCGTAGAAATTGGCACCGTGGCGGTCTGGCACGGGGTGAGCCGCAATATGGGAGGCCTGGGCCACTGCGTGCATCTGGGTCTTATCGTTGGCGGACATGCGAGCGTCTCCTGCTGAATTCGTTTGCCGCAAATTTCAGCACCCTCATGTATTCGCTTCAAATATTATTAAAATCTTTCTCCATACTTTTTTAATATCAAAAACACCATGGAACTGCGGCTGCTGCACTACTTCGTCACACTGGCCGAAGAGCTTCACTTCAGCCGCGCGGCCCAGCGGCTGTCGATCTCGCAGCCGCCGCTGTCCGTGGCGATCAGGCAGCTGGAGCAAGAGCTGCAGGCCCAGCTGTTCGAGCGCAGCAGCAAGGGCGTGCGGCTCACGGCCGCCGGAGAGCATCTGCTGGACAAGGCGCGCCAGTTGCTGGCGCTGAGCCGGCAGGCCGCGCAAGAAACGCGCGATGTGGCCCAGGGCACGCGCGGCCATCTGCGCCTGGGCTTTGTCGGCTCCAGCCTGTACCGCGGCCTGCCCCAGGCGCTGGAGCAGTTCCAGCAAACCCACCCCCAGGTGCGCGTGGACATGCTGGAGGCCAACAGCGCCGAGCAGATCCTGGATCTGCAGCAGATGCGGCTGGACATGGCCCTGGTCCACTCCATACAGCCGCCCGAGGGCATTGCCAGCCAGCTCATCATGGAAGAGCCCTTCGTGGTCTGCCTGCCCGAGCAGCATGCGCTGCATGCCAGCGCAGCCATCGACCTGGCCGAACTCAGGAACGACCGGCTGATCCTGTTTTCCAGTCTGGTCTCGCCCACCTACCACCAGCGCATCTACGAGATGTGCCTGGCCCACGGCTTCGCGCCCGAGGTAAGGCACGAGGTGCGGCACTGGCTGTCGGTGATCTCGCTGGTCTCGCTGGGCCAGGGCGTGGCGCTGGTGCCCGCGGCACTGGAACGCGTGGGCATGCCGCGCCTGGTGTTCCGCCCTCTGCTGGGCTCACACCCCTCGTCCGAGATGCTGGCCATGTGGCGCCGCACGCCGGCCAATCCGCTGGTGCAGGCGCTGCTGGCCTGCCTGCAGCAGGCCGTGGCCGAGCTCTGACCTCAGGTCATCGAGCCTCAAGTGCGGGTACTGGTCGGCGTTGATCGCCATCTAGCGCGGAAGACATCAATGAGCAGACCGATGGCGGTCAATGCATAGGCCGGCCAAGCCGTTTGCTCGCTCTTGATATAGCGTAATTCACAAGGCAGTAAAGCGCCGCCACAACAAGGTATACGGGCACCAGCGAGTGGTAGTTGGCGATGAGTACCTTGCCGTTCTGCATGAGCTCACCATAGGTGACGACGTAGCCAAAAGTGGTGTCCTTGACCACAATGACCAGTTGCGCGACCAGTGCCGGAACGATGTAGCGAAGGGCCTGGGGAAAAACGATAAAGAAAAAAGCCTGGGCTTCGGTCAGCCCCAGGCTTCGCGCTGCATCGGTCTGGCCGCGGGGTACGGCAAGCACGCCAGCGCGGTAGACCTCGGCGACCACGGCGGCGGTACTCAGGCCTATGGGCAAGGTCAGCATCCAATAGGTGCTCAGCTTGATCCCGGCTGACGGCAGCACCAGAAAGCACACATAGATGAGCAGCAGCGTCGGCGTGCCACGCAGAAACTCGATGACTGCAATGCTAGGCCAACGCACAAGCCTCAGTCGCGACAGACGCCCCACCAGCAACAGCAGCCCGAGGGCCAGCGCAATGACGGCGGCCATCGCCGCCGATGCCAGCGTGCCGAGCAGGCCTTTGGCGAGAAAGCTCCAGGTCGTCGACCAGGCAAAGAATCCCCAATATTGGGCATCAAGCTGCCCTGCTGAATGGAAGCGGAGCACGACGGCCGCAACCAGCAGGAGCAGCACAGCTACGGCGATCACGCTCAGGGCCCGTGTGACAGTCCGGGCCTGGGGGCTTGGCGCAGCAAACAGAATGTCTTCCAGAGAGCGGCTCATCGCAATATCCGCGCTTTCTTTTCCAGCGCAGCACCGGCCCAGGCAATGAGCAAACCAGTCGCTACATACATCGCTGCAGCCACGGCGAACGCGGCAATGCCGGCTGCCGAGTCGTTGGCGATCTTGGACACGAGTGCGGTAAGTTCGCGGCCAGGAAACGGCAGCTGCGACGCCAAAGAAGTCGACAACATCAGCGCAATGAGCAGCGAGGTCATGGGCTGTACCACCGAGCGCAGCGCCTGCGGCAATACCACGGCAGAAATAATCTGCATCGGCCGCATGCCGAGGCTGAGTGCGGCCTCAATCTGGCTGCCGGGAATGGTGTTGATGCCCGAGCGCAGGTAGTCTGCCGTGAACGCGGAGCAGACCAGCGTCAACGTCAGGATCACGCTGGGTTCATAGTCGATCACGACCTCGAGATCGGGCAACGCGAACACGATGAAGATCAATAGCGCCACACTGGGAATGTTGCGGAAGATCTCGACATAGATGCTCAGGACGAAACGCAGCGGCGGCAATGGCAGCAGCCTAAGCACCGCCACGACCACGCCCAGCAAGAAGCCGGGTACGAACGACACAATCGTGAGCTTCCACGTCAGCAACAGGGCCTGCCCGAAGGCAGGCCCGTAGTCGGCCAGGAGCCGAGAGACATCCCCCATCGCTCAAGGAATCGCGGGTGGCGTCGGAACGGCCGTGCTGCCGGTGCGCTGCCCGATGGATACGGTCCAGAGCTTGGCCCAGGTACCGTCGGCCTCCAGCTTCTTCAGGAAGGCATTGATAAAGGCCACACCGTCCGAGCCCTTGGGCAATCCAACGCCGTAGGGGTCCTGCGCACCGAATGGCGCGCCCGCCAGCCGCGCATTGCTGGCGCCAAGGCTCAGGGCGTTGAGCAGCAGCGTGTAATCGGTCACGTAGGCATCCACGCGCCCCTGGCGCAACGCATCGAGGGCTTCCTGGTGCGTCTGGAACTCCTGCACGACAGCCTTGGGAGCGTACTGAGCCAGTATCGCGGGCCCTGTGGAGCCAGCCTGTGTGGCGACCTTCTTGCCAGCCAGATCGTTGTACGACTGGACCATCTTGTTGTTCGCCTTGACCAGCACCCCGGACTGCGACGTGTAGTAGGGGCCGGCGAACGAGATCTTCTCGGCGCGAGCGGGGGTGATGGAGTAGGTGGCGAAGACCATGTCCACCTGATTGTTGATGAGCACCTGCTCGCGCGTGGACGAGGTCACCTGCGTGAACTGATACTTGGCAGCATCACCCAGAATGTAGCGAGTGATGAGCTGGGCCAGACCTGCATCGAAGCCGCGGATCTTGCCGTCCTTCTCGTTGAGCAGCGAGAAAAGATTCGAGGTCTGCACACCGCCGAAGCGTAGCGTTCCGGCCTTCTTGATCTTGCTGGCCCAGGTGCTGGATGCAATGGTCGCCGCATCGGCAACAGGACCCTGCGCAACCAGAGCGTCATAGGCCGCTGCATTGATGGGCGCGCCCTGTGCGAAAAGCGCCCCACCGGTGACGAGTGCCAGTGCAGCCACGGTGGATTTCAGAATGGATTTGATCGACATGCGGTCTTCTTCGATGGTCTGTGACGCGAATCAATATAAAGCAGCTATGGCATGGCGCGAGCCGCTCGCCCGAGCTTGGCACCATTGTGCACACAATACGACCCTTCTGCCGTTCATCGCGGCAGCCACCACGGACCGACTTTGGAGCAGCCCCTCGCCTTGCCTGGCATTCATTCAAGGTCTGACTCGGCCCCGGAACTGGTTGATGCCTTTCGCGAACATTGCGCCGCCAAGTCCGAATATCGGAGATCAGCAGGAACCGGTCGACCGGGCCCAATCAAACATGTGTGCATAAGCCTTGCGCTCAAGTTCTGGCACGGGGCTTGAAGATATGAATGGTTTCGCCGCGCGCGAGCATTGCCACCAGTTGGACGATGCGATTGGCGCGCGTCTCGGCTTTTACGGCGGTCTGGATGCGCCACAGCACCGCGTAGCGGTTGGCCGCATTGAGCGTTGCGAAAAAGGCCTTGGCCTTGGGCTCGGCTTCCAGCGCGGCCAGCAGATCCTCTGGGACCCTGGACGTGCGTGCACCGTCGTAAGCCCGCGCCCAGCGCCCGTCAGCCTTGGCGGCTTCGATCTGCGCCTGGCCCGCCGCCTGCATGCGGCCCGCCTCAATGAGTGCCTCGGCCTTGTCGACATTGGTTTTCGACCAGATGCTGCGCGCGCGCCGCGGCGTGAAGCGCTGGAGAAAATGCTGATCGTCGAGACCTTTTTTCTGGCCATCGATCCAGCCCCAACAAAGTGCGATCTCCACGGCCTCAGGGTAGGTCACACTGGGTTCATCGGAGCCCCGCTTGGCGATCTTGAGCCAGAGACCGTCGGAAGTGGCGTGATGCTTTTTCAGCCAGGCCTCGAAAGCCTTGGCACTTTTGAACAAGGTCGGGACGGAGCCGAGTTGCGCGGCTGATTTGGCGGTAGGCATTGGCTGGAGTGTGCCGCAAAAGCCCTAGCGCAGCACGCTGCATGGAGGCATTGGGTGCCTCGCCGTGGCATGGAAACTGCGGCTAGGTAAGAGTCCACGCAGCAGGCCAGGAAGCGGCCATGGGCTCTAGTCTTGGCCAATTGCAGCTGTTGCTGTTCGATCGAGGCTGTGTGAAAACCCTCTCGTAGCCAACCCATGACCTGAATAAAGTCAATTCATCTCGGTTTCGGGAGATGGCATGCCTCGATTCATTGAAGGTCAAGCGCGGCAGCAAGTGACGCTGATGCCGGAATGTCTGGAGGACTTTATTGCTAAAGACAACCCGGTACGTGTTGTCGATGCCTTTGTCAGCGAACTCAATCTGCAGGCTTTGGGTTTTGACGGTGCAGAGCCTGCCTGTACGGGCAGACCTTCTTACCACCCAGCCGTGCTGCTCAAGATCTACATCTACGGCTATCTCAATCGGCTGCAATCGAGCAGACGGCTTGAACGTGAATGCCAGCGTAACGTTGAACTGATGTGGCTGACTGGGCGCTTGGCTCCTGACTTCAAAACGATTGCAGACTTCCGCCGTGACAACGGCTCAGGCATTCGCAATGTGTGCCGCCGATTCGTACTTCTCTGCCGTGATCTGAAACTGTTCAGCCAGGCGCTGGTGGCCATTGATGGCAGCAAATTCAAAGCCGTCAACACGCGTGACAAGAACTTCACCTTGGGCAAGATCGACAAGCGGCAGCAGCAGATCGAAGAAAGCATCCAACGTTATCTGACGGCTTTGGATACAGCGGACCGCACGCAGCCTGTGGAGCTCGAAGCCAAGACCACAAGGCTCCAAGACAAGATCGCCATGTTGCGCAAGCAAATGCGGGTGCTCGATGCAGTGAAGGAGCAACTCAAAGAGCAGCCCGAGAAGCAACTCTCGATGACAGATCCTGATGCACGGTCCATGGCAACCAGTGGTCGAGGCTCGGGCATGGTGGCCTATAACGTGCAGGTGGCGGTCGATGCCAAACATCACCTGATCGTCACTCATGAGGTCACCAACCAAGGGCATGACAGAGCTGCTCTGGCATCCATGGCTCAAGCAGCTCGCAAGGCAATGGGAAAACGCAAACTGCAAGCTATTGCAGATCGTGGCTATTACAGCGGTGAGCAAATCAAAGCGTGTGAAGATACAAGCATTGCAGCCATTCTTCCCAAGCCCAACACATCGGGTGCCCGAGCTCACGGGCGCTTTGACCGCTCAGACTTCATCTATATCCAAAGCGACGATGAATTCCAATGCCCTGCGGAACAGCGCGCGATCTATCGTTTTACGCGGGAAGAGAACGGCTTACAGATGCGTCGTTACTGGAGCAGTGCGTGTACGCAATGCACGATAAAAGCCCAATGCACACCGAGCGACTACCGCCGCATCAGCCGATGGGAGCACGAAGACGTGCTGGAGCGAGCACAACAGCGCTTGGACCAGATGCC
This window encodes:
- a CDS encoding amino acid ABC transporter permease; the protein is MSRSLEDILFAAPSPQARTVTRALSVIAVAVLLLLVAAVVLRFHSAGQLDAQYWGFFAWSTTWSFLAKGLLGTLASAAMAAVIALALGLLLLVGRLSRLRLVRWPSIAVIEFLRGTPTLLLIYVCFLVLPSAGIKLSTYWMLTLPIGLSTAAVVAEVYRAGVLAVPRGQTDAARSLGLTEAQAFFFIVFPQALRYIVPALVAQLVIVVKDTTFGYVVTYGELMQNGKVLIANYHSLVPVYLVVAALYCLVNYAISRASKRLGRPMH
- a CDS encoding YdeI/OmpD-associated family protein, whose product is MPTAKSAAQLGSVPTLFKSAKAFEAWLKKHHATSDGLWLKIAKRGSDEPSVTYPEAVEIALCWGWIDGQKKGLDDQHFLQRFTPRRARSIWSKTNVDKAEALIEAGRMQAAGQAQIEAAKADGRWARAYDGARTSRVPEDLLAALEAEPKAKAFFATLNAANRYAVLWRIQTAVKAETRANRIVQLVAMLARGETIHIFKPRART
- a CDS encoding LysR family transcriptional regulator; protein product: MELRLLHYFVTLAEELHFSRAAQRLSISQPPLSVAIRQLEQELQAQLFERSSKGVRLTAAGEHLLDKARQLLALSRQAAQETRDVAQGTRGHLRLGFVGSSLYRGLPQALEQFQQTHPQVRVDMLEANSAEQILDLQQMRLDMALVHSIQPPEGIASQLIMEEPFVVCLPEQHALHASAAIDLAELRNDRLILFSSLVSPTYHQRIYEMCLAHGFAPEVRHEVRHWLSVISLVSLGQGVALVPAALERVGMPRLVFRPLLGSHPSSEMLAMWRRTPANPLVQALLACLQQAVAEL
- a CDS encoding glutamate ABC transporter substrate-binding protein, with amino-acid sequence MSIKSILKSTVAALALVTGGALFAQGAPINAAAYDALVAQGPVADAATIASSTWASKIKKAGTLRFGGVQTSNLFSLLNEKDGKIRGFDAGLAQLITRYILGDAAKYQFTQVTSSTREQVLINNQVDMVFATYSITPARAEKISFAGPYYTSQSGVLVKANNKMVQSYNDLAGKKVATQAGSTGPAILAQYAPKAVVQEFQTHQEALDALRQGRVDAYVTDYTLLLNALSLGASNARLAGAPFGAQDPYGVGLPKGSDGVAFINAFLKKLEADGTWAKLWTVSIGQRTGSTAVPTPPAIP
- a CDS encoding IS1182 family transposase, encoding MPRFIEGQARQQVTLMPECLEDFIAKDNPVRVVDAFVSELNLQALGFDGAEPACTGRPSYHPAVLLKIYIYGYLNRLQSSRRLERECQRNVELMWLTGRLAPDFKTIADFRRDNGSGIRNVCRRFVLLCRDLKLFSQALVAIDGSKFKAVNTRDKNFTLGKIDKRQQQIEESIQRYLTALDTADRTQPVELEAKTTRLQDKIAMLRKQMRVLDAVKEQLKEQPEKQLSMTDPDARSMATSGRGSGMVAYNVQVAVDAKHHLIVTHEVTNQGHDRAALASMAQAARKAMGKRKLQAIADRGYYSGEQIKACEDTSIAAILPKPNTSGARAHGRFDRSDFIYIQSDDEFQCPAEQRAIYRFTREENGLQMRRYWSSACTQCTIKAQCTPSDYRRISRWEHEDVLERAQQRLDQMPDAMMVRRRTVEHVFGTLKHWMGYTHFLTRRLRNVSTEMSLNVLAYNLKRVLGILGFDKTMTAMHLVGG
- a CDS encoding amino acid ABC transporter permease, which encodes MGDVSRLLADYGPAFGQALLLTWKLTIVSFVPGFLLGVVVAVLRLLPLPPLRFVLSIYVEIFRNIPSVALLIFIVFALPDLEVVIDYEPSVILTLTLVCSAFTADYLRSGINTIPGSQIEAALSLGMRPMQIISAVVLPQALRSVVQPMTSLLIALMLSTSLASQLPFPGRELTALVSKIANDSAAGIAAFAVAAAMYVATGLLIAWAGAALEKKARILR